From the Manihot esculenta cultivar AM560-2 chromosome 14, M.esculenta_v8, whole genome shotgun sequence genome, the window aaatatttacttttttcaaaagaaaaaatattaatcagAAGCCTATGATTAAGTTAGCAACCactttgggaaaaaaaaaaaattagcaacCAACCCTCCTTGCAGGAAGCATGCTGACTTTAATTTACTAATTTGTCCGAAAGCATCAATggataaatttactttttttgttataataaaattttgttgTAAAAAACAGTTatgtaaattctgatttatttgtaaaagaaaactataaaaatttaaaaatattattgtaaatataatttatatataattagaggagattatataattatagactaattaattgattgatatataatttttaaaaattattttaataaaattttataatttatatatataaataagaaaaattaattaatttttgtttattatacgaatattaaaatattttatatcattatttattaaaataaaaaatattttatataataataatatataatattttaataccgCATCACACGGAGACAAACAactaatttaatcaataaatgaATTTCAGTTGGAtaatgtttttctttatttttttaagaatcaGTTGGATAATGtcaaatataaagaaattaaaaaggaaaaaaataaagaaagaaagagaatagaATAGAGGGGGTAGGTGCACAGGATAAGCAAAGATGGGGAATCTATCTCCTCCATTAAAAGGACAAGAATAAGAATTACTTAATCACCAAAATCATGAAATCAAACGGATCCTGACACTGCAACCTCTCTTCTCCGTCTAACTTATCCCTTCAGCTCATCTCCTCAAACCCTCAGAAAAATCCAAAACCAAATCcaacacatcacaacacaaacctCTCCCCGCAACCCCCCAAAACACTAACATTTGTCAACCCAGAAAAATTcgatctttaaaaaaaaaaaaacaaaagaaaagcgTAGCCAATCAGATGGATGCCAACAGCCAGCAGGTCCAATCAGCCTCTTACCCGCCACAGCCTCCCGCGAGTGGCGCCCCTGCTCCGTCTGCTCCCACCCCTTTCCACCATCTCCTCCAGCAGCAACAGCAACAACTCCAAATGTTCTGGTCCTACCAGCGCCAGGAGATCGAGCAGGTGAATGATTTTAAGAACCACCAGCTTCCTCTCGCACGTATCAAGAAGATCATGAAGGCCGACGAAGATGTTCGCATGATCTCAGCCGAGGCTCCCATTCTATTTGCTAAGGCCTGTGAGCTCTTCATTTTGGAGCTTACTATACGTTCTTGGCTTCACGCTGAGGAGAACAAGCGGCGGACTCTTCAGAAAAACGATATCGCTGCGGCCATTACCAGGACCGATATTTTTGATTTCCTGGTGGATATTGTGCCAAGAGATGAGATCAAAGATGAGGCTGGGCTGGGAGGGATGGTTGGGGCCACGGCTAGCGGAGTGCCTTATTATTATCCTCCGATAGGGCATCCGGCAGGACCGGGCCCTGGAGGAATGATGATTGGTAGGCCCGCCATGGATCCTACTGGAGTTTATGTCCAGCCACCTTCACAGGCGTGGCAGTCTGTGTGGCAGAGAGCTGCGGCAGAGGATGGGTCGTATGGAAGCGGAGGAAGCAGTGGGCAGGGGAATCTCGACGGACAGGGGTAAGTATGCATTTTTTTTTGCCACTTCCTTTCATTTTTTCCTGTTCTGGGAATGCTTTTGGATTTAGATTATGTGCTTTATTGCATTGTATCTGCGAGGAAAAGTACTGGTTTCTACTCAAAAGCGCTTCCTTTTTAACTTTCTGGCACAATGCTCTATTTTAAGTTGAGTGTTTGAACTGCATTTCTTGTTCTGTTCTGGGTTCTCATTCATGGTTGCtccttcaatttttcttttgaaagcACAAGACCATTGATGATTTGGTGCACTAAGATAAAGTAGAGATTTTTCTGTCCTTTTTTATAAAGGAGGAATCTTTTGAAGTTATTGGAGTGGAGTTTGTGCAAGATTTTGTGTGAATAAATCGGGATATGTTTTTGTTTCACATGCCCGTGCTTATAGTGGTTGTTTCTTTCTCTTTATCAGTGGGTTTTCTTCATTTTTCGTTGGTTGCATTACCTGACAATGAATTCTTTTGTCGGATTCTCGTGATTAACTTTTGGATTATGGAAGGTTACTAATTTATTGCTCTAAATTCCTTGTAGGCTGTGGCAATCTTGGGATACTGTTGTTTATGGCAAAACTCATCTAGATttttaaatcatgagataaatTTGTCAGATTGCTTCCATTTTCATGATATTGCTTAATAAGGCTGTCATTAAGGGAGTTTCCTTGAAAAAGGTGATCAGTCTTTAGATAGCATGTCCATAATGGCACTGCCACATAGTTATTATGTTAATCAATTCAAAGAAAGAAGTATTTACTCTCTATTTCTTCTCCGGAATTTGCTGACTGGGTCGGTGTTAAAAAAATCTAGTAAGACTCATGTTTGACATGTCTGTTTCGTTCTGAACCAGTGAGATAAGCATTTTGTCTAGTGTCAGAAACGGAAAGGGGAGACATGgttgattttcttttcttttttttgttttttctcaaCTCTTAGCatggtttttcagaaaacaagcATGAGCTCTAGATGAGACTGAAAAAATTTGTGTTAAAGTAAGTTCTCTTTTATGAGACAGCTTTTCCAGCCATGTAATTATCTGAAATTGGTCTTTtgcatttgaaattcaaaatggtTAAAAGGAAAAGCTGGTAGACCAGCAATGATAATAAATAAGGTGAATTCTCAGTCAGCCTGAAACGACATCAGCATACTGGTGTGATTCTGAAACCTTTTACTTTTTAACACTTCACCTCTTAAAATTGCCATACGCTTCTGAGTCAAGGGGTGGACCAGTAGAACCTCATTCATGTATGAGAGAATGGCTGGTGGCTTTGCTAGGTCTTATTTTCATTTTAGTGAAAGGCCTAAACGGAgccttaaattataatttattagttaaatagactttttttttaatatatgttacaGTTAATTCAGCccttcaatttattattttagtgtAATAAGTTCGCAATTAATTGCCTTAACAACTGATTTCAaacaattaataaaagtaaattaccaaataataaattgtttttatatttttaaaaaattaaaaaatattttataatttttgaaaaaatgttttttaaaaaattaaaaattcttaaTCAAACAGGAACTGAACCTAAAAATCTATGTTTACTTCTCCAAACCTTCCCTTCCTTTCGTTGC encodes:
- the LOC110599671 gene encoding nuclear transcription factor Y subunit C-1 isoform X3, translating into MDANSQQVQSASYPPQPPASGAPAPSAPTPFHHLLQQQQQQLQMFWSYQRQEIEQVNDFKNHQLPLARIKKIMKADEDVRMISAEAPILFAKACELFILELTIRSWLHAEENKRRTLQKNDIAAAITRTDIFDFLVDIVPRDEIKDEAGLGGMVGATASGVPYYYPPIGHPAGPGPGGMMIGRPAMDPTGVYVQPPSQAWQSVWQRAAAEDGSYGSGGSSGQGNLDGQG
- the LOC110599671 gene encoding nuclear transcription factor Y subunit C-1 isoform X1 yields the protein MDANSQQVQSASYPPQPPASGAPAPSAPTPFHHLLQQQQQQLQMFWSYQRQEIEQVNDFKNHQLPLARIKKIMKADEDVRMISAEAPILFAKACELFILELTIRSWLHAEENKRRTLQKNDIAAAITRTDIFDFLVDIVPRDEIKDEAGLGGMVGATASGVPYYYPPIGHPAGPGPGGMMIGRPAMDPTGVYVQPPSQAWQSVWQRAAAEDGSYGSGGSSGQGNLDGQGCLILGDRKMRARAECAQKRRTDRENWASM
- the LOC110599671 gene encoding nuclear transcription factor Y subunit C-1 isoform X2, which codes for MDANSQQVQSASYPPQPPASGAPAPSAPTPFHHLLQQQQQQLQMFWSYQRQEIEQVNDFKNHQLPLARIKKIMKADEDVRMISAEAPILFAKACELFILELTIRSWLHAEENKRRTLQKNDIAAAITRTDIFDFLVDIVPRDEIKDEAGLGGMVGATASGVPYYYPPIGHPAGPGPGGMMIGRPAMDPTGVYVQPPSQAWQSVWQRAAAEDGSYGSGGSSGQGNLDGQGLWQSWDTVVYGKTHLDF